The Mycolicibacterium mageritense genome contains a region encoding:
- a CDS encoding TIGR03560 family F420-dependent LLM class oxidoreductase, protein MKLSVSVTNYSWPQPIPERLLSLAAALDGTAVDTLWVADHLVQADPSCQSDEPMLEAYTVLGYLAAATRRIRLGTMVTAATFRAPALLVKAVTTLDVLSSGRAWLGLGAGYNAAEATAMGLFLPDTAERFARMTELLQLAEKMWRGDQTAFRGEYLTAQRPTGNPRPVTVPHPPVLIGGTGERRTLRLVAQYGDACNQFDVPDGGRAIRGQLAVLDRHCAEVGRRPDAVQRTVTTALEPGESVARLVERCLELARLGIEHAVLITRGRPWAGADLDVAAGAADQLRDRAHTPG, encoded by the coding sequence ATGAAACTCAGCGTGAGCGTCACGAACTACTCGTGGCCCCAGCCGATTCCCGAGCGGTTGCTGTCGCTGGCCGCTGCTCTCGACGGCACGGCCGTCGACACGCTGTGGGTGGCCGATCATCTCGTGCAGGCCGATCCATCGTGTCAGAGCGACGAGCCCATGCTCGAGGCCTACACCGTGCTCGGCTACCTCGCCGCGGCGACGCGCCGCATCCGGCTGGGCACCATGGTGACCGCGGCGACGTTCCGCGCGCCTGCCCTGCTGGTCAAGGCGGTCACGACGCTCGACGTGCTGTCGAGCGGCCGCGCCTGGCTGGGCCTCGGTGCGGGTTACAACGCGGCCGAGGCGACCGCGATGGGACTGTTCCTGCCCGACACGGCGGAACGTTTCGCGAGGATGACCGAACTGCTTCAGTTGGCGGAAAAGATGTGGCGAGGCGACCAAACCGCCTTCCGCGGTGAGTATCTCACCGCTCAGCGACCCACCGGCAATCCGCGGCCCGTGACGGTGCCGCATCCTCCGGTGTTGATCGGCGGCACGGGTGAGCGTCGCACGCTGCGTCTCGTCGCACAGTACGGCGACGCCTGCAACCAGTTCGACGTTCCGGACGGCGGCCGTGCGATCCGAGGACAACTCGCGGTGCTCGACCGGCATTGCGCCGAGGTCGGGCGGCGCCCCGACGCGGTCCAGCGCACGGTGACCACGGCGCTCGAACCCGGCGAGTCGGTCGCGCGGCTGGTCGAGCGGTGTCTGGAGCTCGCCCGACTCGGCATCGAGCACGCCGTGCTCATCACGCGCGGACGGCCCTGGGCCGGGGCCGATCTCGACGTGGCGGCCGGCGCGGCCGATCAGCTGCGCGACCGGGCACACACGCCCGGGTGA
- a CDS encoding MarR family winged helix-turn-helix transcriptional regulator — translation METGDTAAFLLAQLGHRAATLFAEQMASVDLTPPHAGILRAIGTQPGLSQQSLSSQLGLLPSRVVSYVDDLENRGYVERRRNPDDRRLHALFLSAAGKKMLRRIGELAHRHDERMTAGLDAAQRENLRTLLQTLAEQHELTPHVHPGFRNLGRAGGGPVKPAG, via the coding sequence GTGGAGACGGGCGACACCGCGGCATTCCTGCTGGCGCAACTGGGCCACCGAGCGGCAACGCTGTTCGCCGAGCAGATGGCGTCGGTGGATCTCACCCCGCCGCATGCTGGCATCCTGCGGGCCATCGGCACGCAGCCCGGCCTCAGCCAGCAGTCCCTGAGCAGCCAGCTGGGCCTGCTACCGAGCCGAGTGGTGAGCTATGTCGACGACCTGGAGAACCGCGGCTACGTCGAGCGCCGCCGCAACCCCGACGACCGCAGGCTGCACGCGCTGTTCCTCAGCGCCGCGGGCAAGAAGATGCTGCGCCGCATCGGGGAGCTGGCCCACCGGCACGACGAGCGGATGACCGCGGGCCTCGACGCGGCACAACGCGAGAATCTACGTACGTTGTTGCAGACGCTGGCCGAGCAGCACGAGCTGACGCCCCACGTGCACCCCGGTTTCCGCAACCTCGGCCGCGCGGGTGGCGGTCCGGTCAAGCCAGCCGGGTGA
- a CDS encoding transglutaminase family protein — protein MWRMRVVHSTGYAYKSPVTASFNEARLTPRSDSRQNVILNRVETVPATRSYRYVDYWGTAVTAFDLHAPHTELEVTSSSVVETEVGERPEEQVSWEDLRSEPVFDRFDEVLGPTHYTPRSKRIARVGERIAKDHEPHDAVIAVSEWVRGELDYVPGTTGVHSSGLDALREGKGVCQDFAHLSLIMLRSMGIPARYVSGYLHPKAKAAVGDTIDGQSHAWIQAWTGGWWHYDPTNDAEINEQYVSVGVGRDYSDVSPLKGIYSGEGSTDLDVVVEITRLA, from the coding sequence ATGTGGCGCATGCGGGTGGTGCACTCGACCGGGTACGCCTACAAGTCACCGGTGACGGCGTCGTTCAACGAGGCGCGGCTGACGCCACGTTCGGATTCCCGGCAGAACGTCATCCTCAACCGGGTCGAGACCGTGCCGGCCACCCGGTCCTATCGCTATGTCGACTACTGGGGGACCGCGGTCACGGCGTTCGATCTGCACGCGCCGCACACCGAACTGGAGGTCACGTCGTCGTCGGTGGTCGAGACCGAGGTCGGCGAGCGGCCCGAGGAGCAGGTCAGCTGGGAGGATCTGCGGTCCGAGCCGGTGTTCGACCGGTTCGACGAGGTGCTCGGCCCGACCCACTACACGCCGCGGAGCAAGCGGATCGCCCGCGTGGGGGAGCGCATCGCCAAGGACCACGAACCGCACGACGCGGTGATCGCGGTGTCGGAGTGGGTGCGCGGCGAACTCGACTACGTGCCAGGTACGACCGGCGTGCACTCGTCGGGTCTGGACGCGCTGCGTGAAGGCAAAGGGGTCTGCCAGGATTTCGCACACCTGTCGCTGATCATGTTGCGGTCCATGGGCATCCCGGCCCGGTACGTTTCGGGATACCTGCACCCCAAGGCCAAGGCGGCGGTGGGCGACACGATCGACGGACAGAGCCACGCCTGGATCCAGGCGTGGACCGGCGGCTGGTGGCACTACGACCCGACCAACGACGCCGAGATCAACGAGCAGTACGTCAGTGTCGGTGTCGGCCGGGACTACTCGGATGTCTCGCCGCTCAAGGGCATCTATTCCGGCGAAGGCTCGACCGACCTGGACGTGGTGGTCGAGATCACCCGGCTGGCTTGA
- a CDS encoding alpha-E domain-containing protein produces the protein MLARNAESLYWIGRYVERADDTARILDVTVHQLLEDASVDPDKASRTLLRVLGIEPPKQRLDVWSLTDIVAFSRDSSGNSIVDSISAARENARGAREVTSTEIWECLNTTYNALAERERAAKRLGPHEFLSYVEGRAAMFAGLADSTLSRDDGYRFMVLGRAIERVDMTVRLLLSRVGDSASSPAWVTLLRSAGAHDTYLRTYRGVLDAGRVVEFMLLDRLFPRSIFHSLRLAEHNLDELLNRPHNRLGATDEAQRLLGRARSELEFLQPGAVLESLEVRLAGLQKTCRDVGEALALQYFHSAPWVAWTDAGRRESLVIEEGEI, from the coding sequence ATGTTGGCGCGCAACGCCGAATCGTTGTATTGGATCGGACGCTATGTGGAGCGTGCCGACGACACGGCACGGATCCTCGACGTCACGGTGCACCAGCTGTTGGAGGACGCCAGCGTCGACCCGGACAAGGCGTCGCGAACGCTGTTGCGGGTGCTCGGTATCGAGCCGCCCAAACAACGCCTCGACGTGTGGTCGCTGACCGACATCGTGGCGTTCAGCCGGGACAGCAGCGGCAACTCGATCGTCGACTCGATCTCGGCGGCTCGTGAAAATGCCCGCGGTGCACGCGAAGTCACGTCGACAGAGATCTGGGAGTGCCTCAACACGACCTACAACGCGCTGGCCGAGCGCGAGCGCGCGGCCAAACGCCTCGGCCCGCACGAGTTCCTGTCCTATGTCGAGGGGCGCGCGGCGATGTTCGCCGGCCTGGCGGATTCGACGCTGAGCCGCGACGACGGCTACCGCTTCATGGTGCTGGGGCGCGCGATCGAACGCGTCGACATGACCGTGCGGTTGCTGTTGTCACGCGTCGGGGACAGCGCATCGTCGCCGGCGTGGGTGACCCTGCTGCGCTCGGCAGGCGCGCACGACACCTACCTGCGCACCTACCGCGGTGTGCTCGACGCCGGTCGCGTGGTCGAATTCATGTTGCTGGACAGGCTGTTTCCGCGCTCCATCTTCCACTCGCTGCGGTTGGCCGAACACAATCTCGACGAGTTGCTCAACCGGCCACACAATCGCCTCGGCGCGACAGACGAGGCCCAGCGGCTGCTGGGCCGCGCGCGCAGCGAACTCGAGTTCCTGCAACCGGGCGCGGTGCTGGAATCCCTCGAGGTGCGCCTGGCCGGTCTGCAAAAGACCTGCCGTGATGTCGGAGAAGCATTGGCGCTGCAGTATTTCCATTCGGCTCCGTGGGTGGCGTGGACCGACGCCGGCCGCCGCGAATCGCTCGTCATCGAGGAGGGTGAGATCTAG
- a CDS encoding circularly permuted type 2 ATP-grasp protein, whose amino-acid sequence MFDAAGNVRGPYKGIFAELAPSDASELQARSDALGRAFIDQGITFSLSGQERPFPLDLVPRVISAAEWSRLERGITQRVKALEMYLHDIYGEQEILRDGVIPRRLVTSCEHFHREAAGIVPPNGVRIHVAGIDLVRDDKGDFRVLEDNLRSPSGVSYVMENRRTMARVFPNLFATHRVRAVGDYASHLLRALRNAAPTNVADPTVVVLTPGVYNSAYFEHSLLARQMGVELVEGRDLFCRDNTVYMRTTEGERQVDVIYRRIDDAFLDPMQFRPDSVLGVAGLLNAARAGNVVISSAVGNGVGDDKLVYTYVPTIIEYYLGEKPVLANVDSYRCWLDDEREEVLDRIEELVIKPVEGSGGYGIVFGPDASEKELATIIKKIRSDPRGWIAQPVVQLSTVPTQIDSKLAPRHVDLRPFAVNDGNDVWVLPGGLTRVALPEGSLVVNSSQGGGSKDTWVLASRTSVADRELAAAEVVRSLPKSAKGPKGDAGADGSSSQQQQ is encoded by the coding sequence ATGTTCGACGCCGCCGGCAACGTCCGGGGCCCCTACAAGGGCATCTTCGCCGAGCTTGCTCCGTCGGACGCGTCGGAACTTCAGGCCCGGTCCGACGCCCTGGGCCGCGCGTTCATCGACCAGGGCATCACCTTCTCGCTGTCCGGCCAGGAACGTCCGTTTCCGCTCGATCTGGTGCCCCGGGTGATCTCGGCCGCCGAATGGTCGCGGTTGGAGCGGGGCATCACCCAACGTGTCAAAGCGCTCGAGATGTACCTCCACGACATCTACGGCGAGCAGGAGATCCTGCGTGACGGCGTCATCCCGCGCCGGCTGGTCACGTCGTGTGAGCACTTCCACCGCGAGGCCGCGGGCATCGTCCCGCCCAACGGCGTGCGCATCCACGTCGCGGGCATCGATCTGGTCCGCGACGACAAGGGCGACTTCCGGGTGCTGGAGGACAACCTGCGGTCGCCGTCGGGGGTGTCGTACGTCATGGAGAACCGGCGCACGATGGCCAGGGTCTTCCCGAACCTGTTCGCCACCCATCGCGTGCGCGCCGTCGGCGACTACGCGTCGCATCTGCTGCGTGCGCTGCGCAACGCGGCTCCCACCAACGTCGCGGACCCGACCGTGGTCGTGCTGACGCCCGGCGTCTACAACTCGGCATATTTCGAACACTCGCTACTGGCCCGGCAGATGGGCGTGGAGCTCGTCGAAGGCCGCGACCTGTTCTGTCGCGACAACACCGTCTACATGCGGACCACCGAGGGCGAACGTCAGGTCGACGTAATCTACCGGCGTATCGACGACGCCTTCCTGGATCCGATGCAATTCCGGCCCGACTCGGTGCTCGGCGTCGCGGGGCTGCTCAACGCCGCGCGGGCAGGCAACGTGGTGATCTCCAGTGCGGTCGGCAACGGGGTCGGCGACGACAAGCTCGTCTACACCTATGTCCCGACGATCATCGAGTACTACCTGGGTGAGAAACCCGTGCTGGCCAACGTCGACTCGTACCGGTGCTGGCTCGACGACGAACGCGAGGAAGTGCTCGACCGGATCGAAGAGCTGGTCATCAAACCGGTCGAGGGCTCCGGCGGATACGGCATCGTGTTCGGACCCGACGCCTCGGAGAAGGAACTCGCGACCATCATCAAGAAGATCCGCAGCGATCCGCGGGGCTGGATCGCGCAGCCCGTCGTGCAGTTGTCGACCGTGCCGACCCAGATCGACAGCAAACTGGCGCCGCGCCACGTCGACCTCAGACCGTTCGCGGTCAACGACGGCAACGACGTGTGGGTGCTACCCGGCGGGTTGACCAGGGTCGCGCTGCCCGAAGGCTCGCTGGTGGTCAACTCCAGCCAGGGTGGCGGCTCGAAGGACACCTGGGTGCTCGCGTCGCGGACGTCGGTGGCCGATCGCGAGCTGGCAGCGGCCGAAGTCGTTCGGTCGCTGCCCAAGTCGGCCAAGGGCCCCAAAGGCGACGCCGGCGCCGATGGTTCGTCGTCACAACAACAGCAGTGA
- the rpsT gene encoding 30S ribosomal protein S20 → MANIKSQEKRIRTNERRRLRNQSVKSSLRTAIRGFREAVEAGEKDKATELLVSTSRQLDKAASKGVIHANQAANKKSALALALNKL, encoded by the coding sequence GTGGCCAACATCAAGTCGCAGGAAAAGCGCATCCGCACCAACGAGCGTCGTCGGCTGCGCAACCAGTCGGTGAAGTCGTCGCTGCGCACGGCCATCCGCGGCTTCCGCGAGGCCGTCGAGGCGGGCGAGAAGGACAAGGCCACCGAGTTGCTGGTGTCGACCAGCCGCCAGCTCGACAAGGCCGCCAGCAAGGGGGTCATCCACGCCAACCAGGCCGCGAACAAAAAGTCCGCGTTGGCACTGGCGCTCAACAAGCTCTGA
- the holA gene encoding DNA polymerase III subunit delta codes for MGVTDGLHLVLGDEELLVERAVGAVLRDVRAQAGTSDVPVDRLRAGEVSTSELAELLSPSLFAEQRLVVLESAAEAGKDAVALIASAAADLPPGTVLVVIHAGGGRAKALADQLKKLGAQVHPCARITKAGERADFVRREFRSLRAKVSDDTVNAVLDAVGSNLRELAAVCSQLVADTGGEVDVAAVRRYYSGKAEVKGFDIADKAVVGDVAGAAEALRWAMLSGEPQVVLADALAEAVHSIARVGPLSGDPYRLAGELGMPPWRVQKAQKQARRWSRESVAEAMRVVAALNADVKGAAADADYALEAAVRRVAQLAAG; via the coding sequence ATGGGCGTGACCGATGGGCTGCACCTGGTGCTGGGCGATGAGGAACTGCTGGTCGAACGCGCGGTCGGGGCGGTGCTGCGCGATGTGCGGGCGCAGGCGGGCACCTCCGACGTGCCGGTGGACCGGCTGCGAGCGGGCGAGGTCAGCACCAGTGAACTCGCCGAGCTGCTGAGTCCCTCGCTGTTCGCCGAACAACGCCTCGTGGTGCTCGAATCGGCGGCCGAAGCGGGTAAGGACGCGGTGGCCTTGATCGCCTCTGCCGCGGCCGATCTGCCGCCCGGCACGGTGCTCGTCGTCATCCACGCCGGCGGCGGGCGCGCCAAAGCGTTGGCTGATCAGCTCAAAAAGCTTGGCGCACAGGTGCATCCGTGCGCACGCATCACGAAGGCGGGCGAGCGCGCGGATTTCGTGCGCCGTGAATTCCGCAGCTTGCGGGCCAAAGTGTCCGACGACACCGTCAACGCGGTGCTCGATGCGGTCGGCTCCAACCTCCGGGAACTCGCGGCCGTGTGCTCGCAGCTGGTGGCCGACACGGGCGGAGAGGTCGACGTCGCCGCGGTGCGGCGCTACTACAGCGGCAAGGCCGAGGTGAAGGGTTTCGACATCGCGGACAAGGCCGTGGTGGGTGACGTGGCGGGTGCCGCCGAGGCGCTGCGGTGGGCCATGCTCAGTGGCGAGCCGCAGGTGGTGCTGGCCGACGCGCTGGCCGAGGCGGTGCACAGCATCGCGCGGGTCGGGCCGTTGTCAGGCGATCCGTACCGGTTGGCCGGGGAGTTGGGCATGCCGCCGTGGCGGGTGCAGAAGGCGCAGAAGCAGGCCCGCAGGTGGTCGCGCGAGTCGGTCGCCGAGGCGATGCGGGTGGTGGCCGCCCTCAATGCAGACGTAAAGGGCGCAGCGGCAGATGCCGACTACGCCCTTGAGGCGGCGGTGCGCCGGGTGGCGCAACTCGCCGCGGGGTAA
- a CDS encoding ComEC/Rec2 family competence protein, with translation MPPQDTERLDLRLAPAALTAWAVTATGILWPPLGAVVAVAASVLASGALARWRHRAGASRVGAAVIAVAVVGVGFTVAVGVRTYQVRHHPITARFGLNAEVRVSPTESPRVVNGGRLMFRAALHELDGVASSGRVLVFASSAGYGALTVGRPAVFRATVGRPSRRDLTVAVLSATGRPELGDPSSIQQAAQRVRAGFADAARRALPPDQAAMLPALVLGDTSTVTGQTTAQFRTAGLTHLTAVSGANVTIVCGAVLMTAALIGPRAAVGLAALGLIGFVVVVQPSASVLRAAVMGAVTLLAVLTHRRRQAIPALAAGVIVLMVLAPELAVDAGFALSVAATAGIVVLAPVWTRRLESRGWPKPLAAAVSVAVVAQLVTAPLVAGISGRFSVVAVAANLAVAAVIPPITVLGTAAAALSALWPAGAQFLIRFTGPELWWLLSVARWASAVPGASVPTPSGLPGVVSVAICGVAVVVLWRRPWTRHALTALALCLLAWALAGQVVGAVGVA, from the coding sequence GTGCCGCCGCAGGACACCGAGCGTCTCGATCTGCGCCTGGCGCCGGCCGCGCTGACCGCGTGGGCCGTGACGGCCACCGGAATTCTGTGGCCGCCGCTGGGAGCCGTTGTGGCAGTTGCCGCTTCGGTGTTGGCGTCCGGTGCGCTGGCCCGCTGGCGGCACCGGGCCGGGGCGTCACGCGTGGGCGCCGCGGTCATCGCTGTCGCGGTGGTGGGCGTCGGTTTCACCGTTGCCGTCGGGGTGCGGACCTACCAGGTGCGGCACCACCCGATCACCGCGCGGTTCGGCCTAAATGCCGAGGTGCGTGTCAGCCCGACGGAGAGCCCGCGTGTGGTCAACGGCGGTCGGCTGATGTTTCGCGCCGCCCTGCACGAGCTCGACGGAGTGGCCAGCTCGGGGCGGGTTCTGGTGTTCGCGTCGAGCGCAGGCTATGGCGCGCTGACCGTCGGACGGCCTGCGGTGTTCCGCGCCACTGTCGGCCGGCCCAGCCGCCGTGACCTCACGGTGGCCGTGCTGTCGGCGACGGGGCGGCCCGAGCTCGGTGATCCGTCGTCGATACAGCAGGCCGCGCAACGTGTTCGGGCGGGTTTCGCCGATGCGGCACGACGCGCTCTGCCGCCCGACCAGGCGGCGATGCTGCCTGCGCTGGTACTCGGCGACACTTCGACGGTCACGGGGCAGACCACCGCGCAGTTCCGCACGGCGGGCCTGACGCATCTGACGGCTGTTTCGGGCGCCAACGTCACCATCGTGTGCGGTGCGGTGCTCATGACGGCTGCGCTGATCGGGCCCAGGGCCGCGGTCGGGTTGGCGGCGCTCGGATTGATCGGCTTCGTCGTGGTGGTGCAGCCGTCGGCCAGTGTGCTGCGCGCTGCGGTGATGGGTGCCGTGACCCTGCTGGCGGTGCTGACACATCGGCGCCGTCAGGCGATCCCCGCGCTGGCCGCCGGCGTCATCGTGCTCATGGTGTTGGCGCCCGAACTCGCCGTGGACGCCGGCTTCGCGCTGTCGGTCGCTGCGACCGCAGGCATCGTGGTGCTCGCGCCGGTATGGACGCGCCGGCTGGAATCCCGCGGCTGGCCGAAGCCGCTTGCGGCGGCGGTCAGCGTCGCGGTCGTCGCGCAACTCGTGACGGCGCCGCTGGTGGCCGGCATCTCGGGCCGGTTCAGCGTCGTGGCGGTGGCCGCCAATCTGGCGGTCGCCGCGGTCATCCCGCCCATCACGGTGCTTGGCACCGCCGCGGCGGCGCTGTCGGCGCTGTGGCCCGCCGGAGCGCAGTTCCTGATCCGGTTCACCGGGCCGGAGTTGTGGTGGCTGTTGTCGGTGGCCCGGTGGGCTTCTGCGGTGCCCGGTGCCTCCGTGCCGACACCGTCGGGGCTGCCCGGGGTGGTGTCGGTTGCCATCTGCGGGGTGGCCGTCGTGGTGCTGTGGCGGCGGCCGTGGACGCGTCATGCGCTGACCGCGCTGGCGTTGTGCCTGCTCGCGTGGGCGCTCGCGGGCCAGGTTGTCGGCGCTGTCGGGGTGGCGTGA
- a CDS encoding ComEA family DNA-binding protein yields MRTELPAQRVRRRLGTDDEAEDESDDPPEAALSKWLPDNVTDGPSGWFAAVRADPGRAGVTALAVVGVLAVLVAAFALIRDRPPPVTSANLPPVQMVSSAGPTPEAGSEAVVVSVVGLVHKPGLVTLQPGARIADALAGAGGALGGADLVGLNMARRVADGEQIVVGIAAPPGAPPTMGSSVSGTAPSSGAPGTSAPTPGGTPAVVDLNAATVEQLDELPGVGPVTAAAIVAWRDANGRFTSVDQLGDVDGIGPARLEKLRELVRV; encoded by the coding sequence ATGCGAACCGAACTGCCGGCGCAACGCGTCCGCCGCCGACTCGGTACTGACGACGAAGCCGAGGACGAGTCCGACGATCCGCCGGAAGCCGCCCTGTCGAAATGGCTGCCCGACAACGTGACCGACGGACCCTCCGGGTGGTTCGCGGCAGTGCGGGCCGACCCTGGCCGGGCCGGCGTGACGGCGCTTGCCGTGGTGGGGGTGCTGGCCGTTCTGGTGGCCGCTTTCGCGTTGATCCGCGATCGGCCGCCGCCGGTGACGTCGGCGAATCTTCCGCCGGTGCAGATGGTTTCGTCAGCCGGCCCGACGCCGGAGGCCGGTTCGGAGGCTGTGGTGGTCAGTGTGGTCGGCCTGGTGCACAAGCCCGGCCTGGTGACGTTGCAGCCAGGGGCGCGCATCGCCGACGCCCTCGCGGGCGCGGGTGGTGCGCTCGGCGGCGCCGACCTCGTCGGGCTGAACATGGCCCGGCGCGTGGCAGACGGTGAACAGATCGTGGTGGGCATCGCCGCACCGCCCGGAGCGCCGCCAACCATGGGAAGCTCGGTCAGCGGAACGGCCCCGTCGTCAGGGGCGCCCGGGACGTCTGCGCCGACGCCCGGCGGCACACCAGCCGTGGTGGATCTCAACGCCGCCACCGTCGAACAACTCGACGAGCTGCCCGGCGTCGGGCCGGTGACCGCGGCGGCCATCGTGGCGTGGCGCGATGCGAACGGTCGGTTCACGAGCGTCGATCAACTCGGCGATGTGGACGGCATCGGTCCGGCCCGGCTGGAGAAGCTCAGGGAGTTGGTCCGAGTGTGA
- a CDS encoding purine-cytosine permease family protein: MKDSTRAQTPTNVGQPPSSEESGSALVLERRGIAHVPTSQRYGNPRNQFTVRFAPVIYLAGIYLGASGGPLGLGFTGSVTAIVLANILGSIVTGLCAVMGPRLGMPQLPMGRAPFGYVGNYLPAFLTLLMCIGYYSVGTVLGAKSLADLFNAPYAPTVVVVAAVSILIGVFGYKILHAMGKIITNVSIVVLTVVSVVLIFHGGGPGTAATATGVDYWLAWSVLFTAVFGYTASWAPYASDYSRYLPENSKPSSIFAAATAGLFASTTWMMCLGAGLITLMPDGDVIDAFGIALPDWLRYVVLLTLGLSAIPHNSVNLYSGAMNTLTCDIKLPQWVTVTIAGVIGLAIALVFGGDQFQANFLLFLHVLSYYITPWVAVLLVDYYVVQRAGRNTLPFDNFYTPDGAFGRYNLAGLGALIVGVVVSVPFMANDFYTGPVGASLAGADLSYFVSGIVAAVIYLVAKRRMAPRPAAPVQKTD, from the coding sequence ATGAAGGACAGCACCCGTGCGCAGACGCCCACGAACGTCGGGCAACCTCCCTCCTCGGAAGAATCGGGCAGCGCGTTGGTGCTCGAACGCCGTGGAATCGCACATGTTCCGACGAGCCAGCGCTACGGCAATCCACGAAACCAATTCACGGTCCGGTTTGCCCCGGTCATCTACTTGGCGGGTATCTACCTCGGGGCCAGCGGCGGTCCCCTCGGCCTGGGGTTCACCGGTAGCGTCACCGCGATCGTGCTCGCCAACATCCTGGGGTCGATCGTGACCGGGTTGTGCGCGGTCATGGGCCCGCGACTCGGCATGCCGCAGTTGCCCATGGGGCGCGCGCCGTTCGGCTACGTCGGGAACTACCTGCCTGCGTTCCTCACCCTGTTGATGTGTATCGGCTACTACAGCGTCGGCACGGTGCTGGGGGCCAAGTCGCTGGCCGACCTCTTCAACGCCCCGTACGCACCCACGGTCGTGGTGGTCGCGGCAGTGAGCATCCTCATCGGTGTCTTCGGCTACAAGATCCTGCACGCGATGGGCAAGATCATCACGAACGTGAGCATCGTCGTGCTGACCGTCGTCTCGGTGGTCCTGATCTTCCACGGCGGCGGACCGGGAACGGCTGCCACGGCGACCGGTGTCGACTATTGGCTGGCGTGGTCCGTGCTGTTCACGGCCGTTTTCGGGTACACCGCGAGCTGGGCGCCGTACGCGTCGGACTACTCGCGCTACCTGCCTGAAAACAGCAAGCCCTCATCGATCTTCGCGGCGGCCACGGCCGGGCTGTTCGCCTCGACGACGTGGATGATGTGCCTCGGTGCCGGCCTCATCACGCTCATGCCCGACGGCGACGTGATCGACGCGTTCGGCATCGCGCTGCCCGACTGGCTGCGGTACGTCGTACTGCTCACCCTGGGCCTGTCCGCCATTCCGCACAACTCCGTGAACCTCTACAGCGGTGCGATGAACACGTTGACGTGCGACATCAAACTGCCGCAGTGGGTCACGGTGACCATCGCGGGTGTCATCGGACTGGCGATCGCGCTGGTGTTCGGCGGCGACCAGTTCCAGGCGAACTTCCTGCTGTTCCTGCACGTACTGTCGTACTACATCACGCCATGGGTCGCCGTCCTGCTGGTCGACTACTACGTTGTGCAACGGGCCGGGCGAAACACGTTGCCGTTCGACAACTTCTACACACCCGACGGCGCGTTCGGGCGGTACAACCTCGCGGGGCTCGGCGCGTTGATCGTCGGTGTGGTCGTATCGGTGCCGTTCATGGCCAACGACTTCTACACCGGCCCCGTCGGGGCGAGCCTCGCCGGGGCGGACCTGAGCTACTTCGTCTCCGGCATCGTCGCGGCGGTCATCTACCTGGTTGCCAAACGGCGGATGGCCCCCCGGCCGGCGGCTCCGGTGCAGAAGACCGACTGA
- a CDS encoding PDR/VanB family oxidoreductase encodes MSIASERDCGFPVQVSALRREAEGVLGIDLCAVDGSSLPPWTPGAHLEIELADGIVRHYSLCGGPQHGEPWRIAVLREPASRGGSKLIHESVSPGDIFTVRGPRNNFALVDAQRYLFVAGGIGITPILPMVHDVAARAKPWTLVYGGRTLTSMAFIGELSEISGGELHIMPEDEYGLLDLDHFLGAPRTDTAVYCCGPGPLIDAVERACDSWPAGALRLERFTPRAVSNSVTDGEFAVELARSGTRLPVPADKTLLEVLEDAGYDIDNSCRAGICGTCELRVTHGVPEHNDDVLSDDERESNQVILPCVSRSKSPLLIVDL; translated from the coding sequence ATGAGCATCGCGAGTGAACGCGATTGTGGTTTCCCCGTGCAGGTTTCAGCGTTGCGCCGGGAGGCCGAAGGAGTGCTGGGCATCGACCTGTGCGCGGTGGACGGGTCGTCGTTGCCACCGTGGACGCCGGGCGCGCACCTGGAGATCGAGCTCGCCGACGGAATCGTTCGCCACTACTCGCTGTGCGGCGGCCCGCAGCACGGAGAGCCGTGGCGGATCGCCGTGTTGCGCGAGCCCGCAAGCCGGGGCGGTTCGAAGCTGATCCACGAAAGTGTCTCCCCCGGTGACATTTTCACGGTCAGGGGGCCGCGCAACAACTTCGCGCTCGTGGATGCCCAGCGGTATCTGTTCGTCGCCGGGGGTATCGGCATAACCCCAATACTCCCGATGGTCCACGATGTCGCCGCACGCGCGAAGCCATGGACGCTCGTGTACGGCGGGCGAACGCTCACCTCGATGGCGTTCATCGGCGAGTTGAGCGAGATATCCGGCGGTGAGCTGCACATCATGCCCGAGGATGAATACGGCCTGCTGGATCTCGACCACTTCCTGGGCGCTCCGCGCACCGACACAGCCGTCTACTGCTGTGGGCCGGGGCCGCTGATCGATGCGGTCGAGCGCGCGTGCGACAGCTGGCCGGCTGGTGCGCTGCGGCTGGAGCGCTTCACGCCCAGGGCGGTGTCGAACAGCGTCACCGACGGCGAATTCGCCGTGGAACTGGCCCGATCGGGCACGCGCCTGCCCGTACCGGCCGACAAGACCCTTCTGGAAGTGCTCGAAGACGCCGGCTACGACATCGACAACTCGTGCCGCGCCGGGATCTGCGGGACGTGTGAGCTCCGGGTCACCCATGGCGTCCCGGAACACAACGACGACGTCCTGAGCGACGACGAACGTGAATCCAACCAGGTCATCTTGCCGTGTGTTTCTCGATCCAAGAGCCCGCTGCTGATCGTCGATCTGTAA